One Bacillota bacterium genomic region harbors:
- the nuoF gene encoding NADH-quinone oxidoreductase subunit NuoF, with the protein FKKQSRVVLRNCGLIDPEVIEEYIAQGGYQALGKALTTMTPEDVIATVKMAKLRGRGGAGFPTALKWEFARKAPGAEKYIVCNADEGEPGTFKDRLILEGDPHSILEGMAVAAYAVGASYGYIYVRGEYTLSIRRLQTAIEKARGLGLLGKNIFNSGFNFDVEIRLGAGAYVCGEETALFESIEGGRGEPRVKPPYPTDVGLFGRPTVINNVETLANVAPIITRGWEWFRGLGTERTPGTKVFTLTGDVVNEGLIEVPMGITMREVIFDIGGGIKDGHSFKMAQTGGTSGGCLPKELLDVPMDYDNLAAAGSALGSGAILVMDDTHCIVDVAKVFAHFFVHESCGKCAPCREGTFRIHQLVEKITRGEADERTIDLIGALAEMMYKAPLCPLGQAAPLPIMSTLKWFRSEYDAHINEKRCPTGTCRTLTARVSVAD; encoded by the coding sequence ACTTCAAGAAGCAGTCCCGCGTGGTCCTACGCAACTGCGGCCTGATCGACCCGGAGGTCATCGAGGAATATATCGCCCAGGGTGGCTATCAGGCCTTGGGCAAGGCTCTGACGACGATGACCCCGGAGGACGTCATTGCCACGGTCAAGATGGCCAAACTGCGGGGCCGGGGCGGCGCGGGCTTCCCCACCGCTCTCAAGTGGGAGTTCGCCCGCAAGGCCCCCGGAGCCGAGAAGTACATCGTCTGCAACGCCGACGAGGGCGAGCCCGGCACCTTCAAGGACCGGCTCATCCTCGAAGGAGACCCGCACAGCATCCTGGAGGGGATGGCCGTCGCCGCCTATGCCGTAGGGGCCTCCTACGGCTACATCTATGTCCGCGGCGAGTACACCCTGTCCATCCGGCGCCTCCAGACGGCCATCGAGAAGGCCCGGGGCCTCGGTCTTCTGGGGAAGAACATCTTCAACTCCGGCTTCAATTTCGACGTCGAGATCCGGCTGGGGGCCGGCGCCTACGTCTGCGGGGAAGAGACCGCCCTCTTCGAATCGATCGAAGGCGGGCGAGGGGAGCCCCGGGTCAAGCCGCCCTACCCGACCGACGTCGGGCTGTTCGGCCGGCCGACGGTCATCAACAACGTCGAGACCCTGGCCAATGTGGCCCCGATCATCACCCGCGGCTGGGAATGGTTCCGCGGCCTCGGGACCGAGCGGACCCCGGGCACCAAGGTCTTCACCCTCACCGGCGACGTCGTCAACGAGGGTCTCATCGAGGTGCCGATGGGCATCACCATGCGCGAGGTCATCTTCGACATCGGCGGCGGCATCAAGGACGGCCACTCGTTCAAGATGGCCCAAACCGGCGGCACCTCCGGCGGATGCCTCCCCAAGGAGCTGCTGGACGTGCCGATGGACTATGACAACCTGGCCGCGGCCGGTTCAGCCCTGGGCTCGGGGGCCATCCTGGTGATGGACGATACCCACTGCATCGTCGACGTGGCCAAGGTCTTCGCCCACTTCTTTGTCCACGAGTCATGCGGCAAGTGCGCCCCCTGCCGAGAGGGGACTTTCCGGATCCACCAACTGGTCGAGAAGATCACCCGCGGCGAGGCTGATGAACGAACCATCGACCTGATCGGCGCCCTGGCCGAGATGATGTACAAGGCGCCGCTCTGCCCGCTGGGGCAAGCGGCCCCGCTGCCCATCATGTCAACCCTCAAGTGGTTCCGGAGCGAATACGATGCCCACATCAACGAGAAGCGCTGCCCGACCGGGACATGCCGGACCCTTACGGCCAGAGTCTCGGTCGCGGACTAG